The Cydia splendana chromosome 8, ilCydSple1.2, whole genome shotgun sequence genome contains a region encoding:
- the LOC134792925 gene encoding troponin C, isoallergen Bla g 6.0101-like, whose product MEELDKNQLTLLKNAFDAFDHEKKGVISTDMIGTILEMLGHEIDDDSLKEIIAEVDEDGSGELEFNEFCKLAAQFLTEEEEPDSEAMTAELREAFRLYDKEGNGYITTDVLREIFMELDSSIPKDDMDAMIEDIDSDGSGTVDFEEFLEVMTGE is encoded by the exons TTCTGAAGAATGCCTTCGACGCTTTCGACCACGAGAAGAAAGGAGTCATAAGCACAGACATGATTGGCACCATTCTGGAAATGTTAGGACACGAGATTGATGACGATTCCTTGAAAGAAATTATAGCAGAAGTTGACGAGGACG GTTCGGGTGAATTGGAGTTCAATGAGTTCTGCAAGCTGGCGGCGCAGTTCCTCACAGAGGAGGAGGAGCCAGACAGTGAGGCCATGACGGCCGAGCTCAGAGAGGCCTTCAGATTATACGACAAAGAAG GTAACGGTTACATCACGACAGACGTGCTGCGTGAGATCTTTATGGAGCTGGACAGCTCCATCCCGAAGGATGACATGGACGCCATGATTGAGGACATTGACTCTGACGGTTCGGGCACAGTGGACTTTGAGG AATTCCTTGAAGTCATGACTGGTGAATAA